The window TCTGAAAGAAAAATGCTAGGGAAGCTATTAGTACCTAAAATTTTAGATGCTATTGATTACGATTTAGAAAACACTGTTTTCTCATACATCCCTAATACGGCCGAAACATCATTTTTAGGAATGATGGAGGGAATGGAGCAACACCTTGCACAAAGGCAATTAGATGCACTGAAAAATAATAAAGATGATGATAAGCTGCTTAAGAAATTACTTTCTTTTAGGCCACGTGTTGAGAAGTTAGTAATTAAGGATGCTAAGCTCAGAACTTTTATTACGGATGATGAGCATAGAGATGACTTGGTAGCTCATGTTTATGATACTACTTATGAAGTGATTAAGAAAAAGGTTGATACTATCGTAGTAATAGACGATTCTATTGTTCGTGGAACTACTTTAGAGAAAAGTATCTTAAGAATGCTAGATCGCCTTGAGCCTAAAAAGATAATTATTGTTTCATCAGCTCCGCAGATCCGTTTCCCTGATTGCTATGGTATTGACATGAGTAAAATGAAAGATTTCATTGCATTCAGAGCAGTATTGGCATTATTGAAAGAGACAAAACAAGAAAATATACTAGAGGAGGCTTATCAGAAATGCTTGCATGGTGATAATTCTGAAAACTACGTAAAAGCAGTTTTTGAGCCATTCTCATATGAGCAAATTTCGAATAAGATTGCTGAATTAGTCAAAGTTGAGACCATTGAAGCAGAGGTTGAAGTGATTTATCAAACGGTGGAAAATTTACACAAAGCGAGTCCAGATCATTTGGGAGACTGGTATTTCACGGGAGATTTCCCAACTAAAGGGGGTAATCGTGTTGTGAATAAAGCTTTTGTAAACTTCATGGAAGGTAAAGAAGTACGAGCTTATTAATGAATAAATAAAAAGTTAAAGTTATTTAAAGGTGCATCACTCAATAAGGTGATGCATTTTTTTATTTCATTCAAGCCCCAATTTTTCTCTGTATATACTATCTTTTACTGAATTTCTATTCCAATAATCAAGCATTATTCTTTCATTTAAAGTAGCTTCAGTTGTCATCATTTCTCCATTTTCAGGGTATGTTTCCTTCCAGCTTTGAATTTTGTAGGGGTGATTTGCCTCAAATTGAATTTTAAGGTTTTTTTCTAAATCAGGAATATTTAATTCTAGTATTTTTAAGCTATTATGATTAATGATATCAATGCTTGCCGAATAAGGGATTGCTTCTTTGTGTTTTAGTCTTAGATATTGCGTAGAAGGTAAAATCTTAATTTCTCCCGATGGAAGTTTTTCGGGGTTTAATCTTATTAAAGTCCATAGCTCATCTTCCAACCATACTTTTTCTAGTTCTGTTTCGATATCTCCTTCACTCTCAAAATAAGACCTGCTGAGTAAATTATAATATTTATCTTCATTATTGAGTTGCGTAAAAACATGACCACACCATTCCTGAATAGAGGTGGTGATTTTACGTGCATGTAAGTCGTATTGAGGATAAACGGGACTGAAAACTGAGGTCATAATGGAATAGGGATAGATACCCGTTTTGAATTTTTTTGTAAAGTTTAACTTCATCACTTTTTCTGTATCATCTCCAGCCGCTTTTGGATTATCCAATTTCACTTGTTTAGATTTTGAAAAATCTTCAGTAACATAAACCAAAACTGCATGCCCCTTTCTTTGCTGGCCATATCTCACTTGTGTCAGCTCATAGGAGGTTAATTCCGCCTCACCCTGATACCAATAGTCTCCAAAATTTTGATTAAGGGTAAAGTTTATTTTCTCTTTTGATGTGGTGGATTCAGTATTTTGATTGCAGGCTTGAAATAAAATAAAGAGAGGAAGTATTATAATTAACTTTTTCATAATGTTTTATTTCTATGGTATGGTTCAACGGTCTAATGGCTTAGATGTTAATGCTGTAAAGTTTTTAGCACATTAAAACGGCTGAATAATTCTTCTTTATACCAATTTTCATTTTTTACTTTTTTAATAATTTCTTTGTGGATGTCAGCATAAGCATAAGCCTTCATAGCGTCTTCATTTTCCCAAATACTAAAAGTAGCTTGTTCAATAAGTGGCCATTCTCCTATTCCTTTTGTGTAAATTAAGCCTTTAGCTTGCTCTATAGCCTGACTTGCTTTTGGAACAAATTTCCAAAATCTTGGAAGCTTATTTAAGTTAATTCTTGCTCTAGTAATAACGGCAATTTTGTCATTTCTGTAATTGTTTTTTGAGGGAAATGGATTTTCTCCATACCAGCTACCATGAGCTCCTATCGATTCTAAATAGTGAGTCTGAATACCGTTAGACTTAGATTTAAGTTCTTTATATAAAGAAGACTCCTCAAAAAAATAATTCAATGATTTCTCATCTTTCCAATTCATTAATAGCGCATAAGTGGAAAAATCTGGCCATAGACTAAAGCCAAATCCGCTACCGGTGCCTAAAAGTTTCGAAAACTCACATCCTGGAATTCCTTTTAATAGGGGTGGGAGCAATTGCATTTGTTTGAAAGCCCAATATTTATTTTGGGAATATTGAATTAAAGATAAGGTTACCATATGCTAAATTATACAAAGAATAACTTTAACATAAGGATAGGGTTTTAAATCTTAGATTAAAAATTTTAATGTCAAAATAGATTTGATCGATAATTGATGTGAACTAGTGAACATAGTAAATACTTAACAATAACGCCCCATTATAAGGTATTAATAATATTAGAATAGTTTTAAAGAAAAACCAGCCTTAAATAAGATTGGTTTGTGATTTAGTAGTAGGAGCAGGACTCGAACCTGCGTCCGCTAGCCAGCGGATAAGAGCCTAACGAGCTATTTTATATTAAAAAGGACATAAAAAAACCAGCCTTAAAATAAGACTGGTTTGATTTCTAGTAGCGGGAGCAGGACTCGAACCTGCGTCCGCTAGCCAGCGGATAAGAGCCCAATGAGCTATTTTATATTAAAAAGGACATAAAAAAACCAGCCTTAAAATAAGACTGGTTTGTGATTTTAGTAGCGGGAGCAGGACTCGAACCTGCGTCCGCTAGCCAGCGGATAAGAGCCCAATGAGCTATTTTATATTAAAAAGGACATAAAAAAACCAGCCTTAAAATAAGACTGGTTTGTGATTTTAGTAGCGGGAGCAGGACTCGAACCTGCGACCTTTGGGTTATGAGCCCAACGA is drawn from Marivirga arenosa and contains these coding sequences:
- a CDS encoding spheroidene monooxygenase; the protein is MQLLPPLLKGIPGCEFSKLLGTGSGFGFSLWPDFSTYALLMNWKDEKSLNYFFEESSLYKELKSKSNGIQTHYLESIGAHGSWYGENPFPSKNNYRNDKIAVITRARINLNKLPRFWKFVPKASQAIEQAKGLIYTKGIGEWPLIEQATFSIWENEDAMKAYAYADIHKEIIKKVKNENWYKEELFSRFNVLKTLQH